Part of the Brevibacillus marinus genome, TTCATATACACAATTCTCCTTTCATGCAATCTATCCAATAAAACGATTATTCTGCCAAACCACTAGATCTCATGAAGCGCATTAAGATCGTTACTGCTTCTGCTCTTGTTGTCTGACCCTTCGGCCGGAATGTGCTATCCGGATAACCCAGTAACAGTCCGGCTCCTGTTACATTCCGTACCTCTTCTTGGAACCTAATTTGTGCCATATCTTTAAACATCGGCATGGGTTTATCACTTGATACTTCATGTGCTAACCACAACGCCATTTCTTCCCGCAAGATCGGTTCGTTTGGATGCAATAAACCGTTTGGATACTTGTCATGCGGGATATTCCCTCGATTCTCTAACCAATTAACCGACAAGTAATACCATGATGATGGAGGAACATCTTTAAACCTGCTGGGAGGTTGTTCTCCTTCCTTCTTCACTCCAACCTTTTCAAGCACCCTTTCCAATAAGGCAGCGAACTCCGCGCGTGAAATGGGATTGTTCGGGCGGAATGTTCCATCTGGGTATCCCTGAATTAACCCAGCATTTGAAAAAGCCAAAATATCCTGTTTAGCCCAATGGTTATTGATATCCGTGTAGTTCACCGGAACGTGTATGTGGTTGTCACCTGATTGTGAAGGATCCCTTTCTCTGTCCTTTGAACTTCTTCGTTCATTGTCCTTATCTTCATCAGAATTTTTGTCACGGTTTTTGTCGTCGTCTTTGTCATTTTTATCATCCTGGTTATTCTCATCGTCATTGCCAGTATCATCTTTTGGGATCTCAATGGTTTCTAATTCATCAGAATTAGGTGGGGTAATCACCAATCTGATCTTATCTTTTTCATGGTTAAAGGTAACGGTAACACTGTTGCCATCCTTATCGTAAATCGTATATTTCTGAGTGGAACCAGGTAGCTTAATAATGTCTTTTTGTTCCGCGAATACCGAGATTGGGGTAAGAAATAGCAAGAGAGCAAAACCAAAACCTGCAATACGCTTCATGTTTCCATCCCTCCAACATTTTTTTTGCATGAAAAAAAGCCTCTGCAAGGCAAAGACTCTTATCTACCAAACAGCTTTGAAAAAAAGCTTTGTTTTTTCGAGTTTTGTTGGTAATCCGGAATCAGCTGCCTAACAATCCCCTCTAATCCTTTTGTGAAAGGATGTTTGGCGTCCTCTTGAACGAGTACCTTCCCTAAGTTGTGAATACGCCTCATCCCTTGCGTTTCTGGAAGAAATCCAATGGTCTTCAAATTAACGGAATGGAGATAGTTCATGCACTTTTCTCTTGTAAGAGAGTTTCCATCCCGTTTCGTCGGCTCAAAATTAACTACAACATTCACCTTTTCCAGTGACAAAGCTCGTCTATACCACACCTCCGCATAATCTAAAATGTCTTTAATGGTTGCCAGATCATAGTCTGCAACCAGAAGAGTTTTGGTCGCTGTCGTCATAGCTCTGGTTAGGATGTCTTGTCGTTCAGGACCAATATCAACAATGACAAAATCAAATACTTTATTTAGATGCATCAAAATGTAATCAGCCAACTCAGGTGAACATATCTCACCGGGATTCACACTGGGTAACAGATACATACCGTTTGGTGCCTTAATAACCAATTGCTGCATGATTTGCTGATCCATTAGGGAGGTCTTTCGATTCATATACGGTTCCCACGTTTTAACGTTAATCTCCGGTTGGATTTTCATCCGTGTTGCAATGTTTCCGTGCGGATGCATTAAATCAACCAATATGACCCTCCCTCTACCGGAATCATGGAGCAGTCGAGCCAGGTTCATGGCGATGGTGGTTTTCCCAATCCCCCCTTTTGTTGATGTCACCACAATCGTTTGTCGTCCGCCAATGGGTTTTCTGTGCAGATCATCAAACCGGGAATAATTCAAAATGGTCTCAAATTCTCTTTCTGTAGGTTTTACATCCTGAATTGCCAAAGATGGAAACTGTTTTTCACTGGTTGAAGTAATTTTTACGCTCGGTTCCTTGATCCGCGGCGTCAATCGAATCACTTGTTCCTCCAACGTTTTCTCTTCAACTTTTAAAAACTCATTTCTGTCCAGATAATCCTCCGCGCCAGCTCGGATAGCTGCTTTGACTTGTTCCATGTCTTTGGGATTTTCACCTAACACATACACTTTTGCCGGGATAAGTGAATGAATCAGGTGTTTGTGCTCTGGCCATAACAAATACACGATGGCATGGGGATCTTGTTGAACAATCGATGGAAGATCTTCGACTGCGACAACCTTCACGCCGTCTTGTTTCAGTGGCACTACCGAAAAGATTTCTTGATGGGTTTGAGTAGCTAACATTTTGAATCTCCTCCCTTGTATTGAACAATTATCGTTTTCCAATCCTCTTTTGGTGGGCGTCTTATATTAACCTTTTTTCCATAAAACCGTTTGAGTGCCATTCTCCAATCAAAGGCAGACATAATAGCCGTCGGATCGTGCAGCTGATCGGTTTCCTCCCATTCCAGCCCCCATGCTTCAACGGTTTTTCTTACGGCCTTTCGGAATACCTGGTGGGTTGTTCCGATAAAAACCAATGTAGCTGTTTGCTTTTTCGCAAATCGGTAAAGCTTTTCCATGTCCTGTATAAATTCGCGAAGAAGTTGCACTTTCGTGTATGGTTTTCTGGGTAACATGATGTGCAGTTCAAACCGTTTTTCGTCAGGACTTTCATGAATCGGGATAACCATAATACACTTCATGCCCAGATCTAACGACTTTCTTGTCCATTTTTGTTTGATGTATGCTCTTATGCCTACACCAATCAGCAAAAGGCACAGACTAGAAAGAAAAAGCCCCCCAAAAAGATAGATTGAATACTCCCCTAACAATTGAGAATGAAAAAGGACAATAGCCGTAGCTATCATCCCAACTGTTATGATGAAATCACGTTTTTGCCATCTCCGTAGTCTATGCATGTTCATGGAACGACCCTACTTTTCAAAAAGTGATCAGTAGGGTCAAAATGGTAAATCTTTAACAACTCATTACACATAACATCGTCTGACAATGCTCTTGGTATTCCTTTTTCAATTCGTTCATATGTGTCGGCATATCGTGGCAATGTCACAACGATGGGTAGATGGATATGAATGCTGGGATCACCAAACTGATTTTCCTGGTTCCAAATCATCCCTACTGGTTGCAGCATATGAATAGCCTTGGCAATCTCAATCTGATGTGCCAGATCGGAATCGATAACGACAAACAATGTATGTGCCGGCAACATAGAAAGAACGTCAACAAGGCTTGTCTCCACAATAAGAATCTCAGCCTGCGACGTTCTTTCAAAGCCACTGACTCTTAAATTTATATCTTCCAGTTGAAAGGGAAATGCAGGAGCATTAAACCAATGTTTAACGCGCCCTGTTATGTCCATAAAATGAACTGATTTCCCCAAACGAGCGAGAGCAATAGCCAGGTTCACCCCAACAAACGTTTTGCCAGTAGGTTCGCCCGAATACAAAACGATTATCTCCTGTTGAAAGGAATTTCTCGTATACATTTCCAATGGTTCTTTGATCGGTTGAGCCAACTCCTTTTTAGTTGCATCCGGATTTGTTCTCCTTCTTTGAAGGATTTTTTCCACCGATCTTTGGCCGATATTCATAGCCGTCTCAACAGCTTCCTTTACCGAAGCTCTTTCTTTCTTTTTGCCGGCTGTGGAAGAATCTATGGGCGTTTCAGTAGGGGCTGGTGATACATCTTCCTCCTTTTTCTTCATTCCAAGTTGAGGGGTATATCGATTTGGCTTACTGTGTGTCTCTTTTGGAGCTTGAAACGAAATTTTTAATGACGTCAACCATCTTCCCAGTTCTGCTCCAAAATCCTTTTGACCCTCATAAACCAAATAAGGGATTCCCATTGTCTTGATGATATCACTTGCCGAATTTCCCTCTTGCAAGATGATCCCTGTAACGCCTAATCGTAGAAAGTCCAACGCTCGATCAAAATCAGGCAGTGGTTCAGAAAGTTCCAAATCTGCTGTATCCAAAAGCTGATACAACAGAATTTTTATTTTTTCGTAAACAACCGGTGTACAAATCATGGCAATTCTCATGCCACTCCCTCCTTTCTTAAAAAAAATACAAAACAAACCCCCTATCTCTTCTGAGTAGGAGGTTTTTCTAAAAATGGGTGTGCTTTTCCCACTTGAAAATTGTCAATATTTAGGTTATCACATTTTCTGAGCGCAAGCAATTACATCCAGGATCTGATCATGGTTACCCACCCCTCAAGATACCCCATTGCTTGCTTTAAGTCTCCCAGAATAAATAGCGAAATGACGGCCGCCATTATGGCGCCCACCCCAGCTGCAACCATTTTTTTGCTGAATATCAATCCTAAAATAATCAGCAGCACCCCGATAAATAAACTACCCATTGCAAAGGGAAGAGAGATGATTTTTCCTTTCTCGGTTAAATCCTCTTGCATCTTTTCAAATCCCTGTTTTACTTCTGTTTGCGTCATCGGTTCAAGATTCAAATCAACCTGACTTCCCTTTTCTAGCGTTTGGGCATACACCTGTGATCCGACCATTAACAATAGTCCAACCGCCAGGCTAACCAGTGTGATAAATCTCACAATCATCGCTCCCTATTTGGAAGATATAAATCGTAACGGATCAATCGCATTGCTCTTACCAAAAGAATTTTTGTAGATGGACCAATGAAGATGCGGTCCCGTACTTCGCCCTGTCGAACCCACGTCACCAATCCAATCACCAGGCCTCACGGTTTCCCCCTTCTTGACTCTTATGGTATTGAGGTGACCATACAAGCTCACATACGAACCATGCTGCAGCATAACGGTGTATCCAAACCCTCTCATTTCTCTGGCATAGATTACCATGCCTTCAAATGGAGCATATACCGGTGTCCCCCTGGGAGCAGCCAAATCAACTCCATCATGAAACGATGTCAGACCATTAAACGGATCTCGTCTGTACCCAAAAGGTGACGTAATTCGAAAATCGACTCCCAATTCCCCTGCCAACGGAAACGTGCCAGCCCATTTGTTATCTCCCCCACCAATAGGTAAGTCTGGAAACGAGGGGTGATCAGGAAGGTCATTTAGATTGAGCTGTGACAGCAGGTACTGCGTTTCTTGCCACTCATCTGATACATACGCGAGAGAAAGGTTGACAATCAATTCCTGGTCTTTTTCAGGGAGATGATATGACTCCAACAACTTCGTAAGCCGGTCTTGTTCTTTGGGCAAAAACTCTGTCTCCACCTGGTCCAACTCATATTTTTCGGTGATGACCCATTCCGTGGTCGTGACAATTTTTCGGTAGGTCAATCGATGGATCGCATTGTATGCATCTACTTGCTCAAGCAGTTTGACCTTATGCTTTTCTATCTCCCACTCAACCTTACCGTTTTGTTTGATGACTTTTCTTTTCACAATTACGAAGGCATCTCTCCACGTAAAATAAGGACGCAACGCTTCGTAATGTTTCTCCGGTTGTGGGTTTCTTCTTTTGTCGTTATTTGTCGGATCTCCCAACACTCGATCCACAGCAGCCAACAACGCCCATGACAAACGAAAGGCATAAGCTTGATCATATTGGCTGGGCGTCAAGAATTGAGGCTCATCTGAACCTAAATCTCTTAAAGGTAGTGCATGGTACTGCTCGCTCAATTCTTTGTCTCGTTGCGTATTCCACTCATCGGTTCCGGTAGTAAAAAAACCAATGACCCCTTCTGTTTCAAAGTAGGTCATTGGCATAATAAACAACCAAGATAAAGCGCTGAACGCCAAAAACAATAAGACACCAAACAACACCACGACCCATAACGTAAACTTAATAAATGACTGAAGAAAGCCATTTATAAATCTCACGTTGATTTTCCTTCCTGCTTCGTTATGTTTTCAGGAGGTCGGATCGTTTCCTGATTCAAAGTTGCGTTTGGTTTTTTGGGTTTCGGTTGTGTGTGACTTTCCCGTGTTGATCCTTGCAACAGCGGCATTATATTGCGTTTCAGATCTTCGCCGGCCGGCGGCATTTTATTTCCACTCACAGTTGTTTCATTCACAATATGGCTGGTCGGCTGAGAAGCCTTCATTTGTTGTTGAATCGGGATCTGGACGAACGATTTCATTTGCTCCTGCGGCCGTTTTGCGATTCTTGCCCCTCGCGCTTCATTTTGGGCTGGAGAGGCAGTAGTGGCAGTAGTTGTCCTCTGGATTCCTCTCTGTTTTTTCGGCACATAAGGGATCATCGGTTCCCCTGTGTAGGGATTTATTTTCGGCTTGGGCTCCTCCACCGTCTTCTTTGGTGTATAGCGAGAACTTACTGTACCGTCCGGGGCAACTTGCCGATTCATCAAATTGATTCCTGCTCCATACTGAGCCAATGCTTCTTCAGATTTTTGCACATACGATTGAAAAGAAGATGGTTCTTTGGGTTTGGAGGAATCGGTCGATGCTCCATGTGCATTGAGATTTCGCTGGCTAACACGTCCCCTTGTTTGCATCGCAGTGTGAGCGAATGCATTCGTAACCCCTATACCAGTCTCCATTCTTCCGATTGCAGCCGATGCCAGGCCGGCTGCCGCCGCCACTCCAACACCAGCCACGAAACCAGCACCTGCATAAGCAGCTGCTTTAGGCGCTGTATTTAACATCTTCACACCAGTTGATTTGATCCCTTTCGTTACTAAGGATAAGGATTCCATATTCGGCATATAACCAAGAGATGTGCTTGCTTTCACTGTACTTGGTGTAGGGTTTTCCGAAATTGTTGATTTTGCAATGGGAGGACGATAATCGTAATGTTTTGCTCCTCCTTTGTAACCTCTCATCGCTTTAGTAATTTTCCCTATTCCTTGATAAGCGTTGATTCCAAAAACCGAACTGATTGGCCCACCAGGGGAACCCAAGATCATCGTTACCAGTGAGGGAATTCCCAATAAACCTGTCAACAAAATAAATAGCAAGATCACCTTTGACAAAAATGATCCATCATGAAATATCGCTGGGTAAAGAAACGCCAAAAAAATTGCCTGACATCCTTGGGCCAACGTTATGGAAAGCATTGAATTTAACCAAATATCAAATGCACGACGACTGGCCGGAAAAATCGAAGAGTATGCAACCGTTGGAAAAAAAGCAATATGGGTTGCAATTCCCACCATACGGTTGACATATTGAAAATTAAAGACTGCAATAAAGCAAACTGCGACAAGTACCACAAACGCGAAGCCAAGTCCAATTCCTGCAGAGGCATATGGCATGACAGAAGCATTTGACAAGAACGCTAAATATGCCCCGCTCAACCCTCCTGCCGCACCAGACAATCCGGCGATGCCACCCAAATCAACGAGTCCGAGACTATAGGCAAGAACGTTGAAGAAACCAACTTCTTCAACACGACCAACGTTGATCTCATCAAAAAAAGAATTTACACCGGTGTATCCTACTCGAATCATAAATGTGTTTAAGCCAAAAATCATCTGAAAAAGGTAGGACCCAAAAAACATGGCACCCAGGAAAATCAGAAAACCATTGGTCATATCTCGGACAGTCATTTGAGACATTGGACTTCCTGCCCGAAATGCGATGATAAAAAGCCATGCCGACAATGCTATCACCAACAAATGGGCGATCAACTCACCTTGTATGGAAAAAAGTCGAGTAATACCGCCCCACATCGTACTCGGGAATAGTCCATATGCGAGTCCAGGTTCCTGGTTCAGACCAAAAACCAATTCGTTTATATCCTTCAGGCCAAGAAAACGAACCAGAAAGTTCGGGATAGCGATAACACTGTCAGCAATCATTTTTTCAAAGGTGCCCGGTTCATCGAAATCCTCAAAAGAATCCTCCGTTTGAGACGGGCTTGACCCGGCCGGGTGATCCAAAGCTGAATTATTCGTTGCACACCCCGACAAGACTAGAAGGCTGATCAACCAGAAAAATAAAAGAGCTCTTTTCAAGACGCTCCCTCCAAGTCATTTAAGTCGGTTGTATATTGCCAATATTCATTTGGTGTAGCCAGTATTCGAACAATGGTACTTTCCTCATCAACTTTGAGAATCCCAACTCCTTTTGGGGCATTTAGAAGTCGCATGGCTTCTCCTTCAGATAAGTCAAACTTGCCTTGGACCACTTCAATGTCAATAGGCTCTTGTCGCATCAGAAGTTTGGTAGGAGCATTTTTCAAGATACCCATCCCTTGCGGAACACGCATCAGCACTTCAAATCCCTGAGTGGCGATCCATACACCACCATTAAGCTTTCTTACCTCACGATACAGGTTCTCCAGGGCAATCGCATCTTCCTCATTTTCCAACACCTTTTGTGCTTCATCGATAAACATGCGCTTGCGTTGACGGTTTTTCTTCATGAAATTTTCATGGAGCCACTTCATCGCAACAAACATACCCAAAGGTTGCATGAACTCTTTATCAAGCCCCTCCAAGCAAATGCAGATCGGTTTAAATTCGGTTACATCAAACGTACTTTCACCATCAAAAATTGACTTGCTTGGATCTCCACTATCCCTGGTGAACATCCGAAAAAACGGAACCACGCGATGCAAATCTGGATGTTTCTTCATGAGCAGGTAATGATCATATAGGGTTGGCATCGCCTTACGAACCTTTAATCCGTCTTTTATGACATACAAACTCTCCGGATCGCTATTAATTTCCCACTTTTCATATAAGGCTTTTAACGTATCGATGAGTGCTACCTTTACTTGACCGGTTAATTCTTTCTCATCCAACAACCGCACAATTTTGAACAAAAACGGCAAAATAGCCTTGCTGGATTCCTCTAAATTAACAAACACTCGTCCCTTTTCATCGGTTTCCTCCCTCACTTCATACAGATTGATGCGGTGATAGTTTTCTTCTGTTGGAGATAACTCGATATAGATGCCATCCATTGAATCAATCACGTTTTTGTATTCTCTATGCAAATCAACAATAGCAGTAGGCACGCCAAGCGCCCAAGTGCGCCTGGTAATCACCTTAAAGGCAAAAGATTTACCGGCCCCGGATCTCCCGAAGATAAGTCCGTTTTGATTTGCGAGATACGGAAGCCAATTGTCATAAAAAACGGGACGATTGTAATGATCCAGACCCAAAAGAATGCCCGAACGATGAGACAACCCCCCGTAACCAAAAAGAAAAGAGTCCGCAACATTGCTCGACTCCATTTGTAAATACGTATCATCAAAATCTGCTCGCTTTCCAATCCCAATCGCATGACGTAATGCTTGGAGCTGTCTGGTATCGGCTGCTTTAAACAAAACCCCAATACTTCCCATCGCCTTGATCATGAGACGACTCACTTTGTGTAACATCTCAAGATCATTCGCCCCAACTGTCACCATGAAGGATGCTCGAAACAATTTTTCTTCGTTGGTTCGCAAGCGAGCCATTTGTTGCTCCAAATCATGTAGTTCTTGATACAAGTTGCCCAGTTTTGCCGGGTGATTTGTGTTTGCAATATCAGCTTGCAAAGTTGCAATTCGATTGGCCATCCGATTGAGTTCTACACTCCCATCGATCGGCTCCACCGCGACCGTAAAATCTAATTCAGCCTCACCGCTTTGAAGCAACAAACGGTCAAACATCCCAACCCAAGTCGTTCTACCGGTTAACCTAGCAAACCACGTTCGAATGTATTTTGCTCCCGTAGTGTTATTGCCAATTTCCACCCGATAGTCTCCCAAAGCGTCTGGTGGACGCTCTATCAGGACTGTTGGAGACATAATCAAGGATTCTTTATCACTGAACGTCCGTTCCGTTTTTTCAGGCTGTGACTCTTGTTTTCTTTTTTTCCAAAACATTGCTGTCACTCCTCACCTGCAAATTAGAAAGTGATATGGTTTCTTCATCCACGCCAGCCACGCGCTGTACAAAATCATGAAATGGAACAAATCTCGCTGTTTCCCGATTGACTGCCCCATGCAGGTATTTCAACACGTCTTGTCGATTCATGGGGGTCATAAACAATTTGATATTTTCTAACGTAGACAATGTAACGCGTAAGCTGTTTTGCAACTCTTGCTTGGCAATTTCCCTATAGTCTGCTTGCTGTCCTTTCCGAAACCTTTGCACAAAATCATTAAACAGTGGATTTGTGATCAAACCCGACATATCGTTTAGATATCGATAATCCGTTTCGAGGATGAGATAACATCGCTGGTCTTGGATTTTTTGATCTTGAATCACCTGATTAAATGTCTGTTCCTGCTCTTGCACATATTGAATGTTCAGCATATCTCCCATCTCGATGGCTTTAGTCCGCAACTCGTGAAAGTACGCTTGCAGATCATACGGATGGGATTCTACCCGGAAACGCACCGGGTGGGTCATCATCGACAGCCACTCTCGAAAGGTAAGCCAAATTGCACGCTGTTCTTGGGGTGATTTCAATACAAAAGGGATAGGCTGGACATGTAACATCATCATGTAGCGATCATCTTCTGTCACGATGAATCCGTCCGTATCTATTTCTTTGGGCTGAAACCATTCCACTGCTTTTTCCTTGGGAGTTTCCTTCTTTCCTCTTTTGAGATATACCATCACACCAGCTGCAAGGACAACAACTACAAGATCCCGTATTAATGTCCAGTCGATCCCCTTTGACGCGCTTTCCATTTCTTGTGCATATGCATGTAACGGAAACCATAACGAACTAAGGATCAATGTCGATATAAAAAGCTTCAGGTTCAATAGTACACCTTCTTTCTGCGCTTGAATTGAAGCCAGAGCGCGACATATTTTCCGAGTGGTAAGTCCGTGGTGGGATGTTTCAAAAGCGAAAAAACAATACCGATGATAAAAGGAAGAAAATGCGGCGCATAGCCCCAATATCCAACAAATGGGAAAGGAGGAATATGGCTTGCCAGCAGAAAGCTGACAAAGCCACCCCCCAACCACCACAACAACTGACGGAACGAAAGGTCAATTGATAAAATGGTTACGAATGTTGTTTCTTTCCCTGATTTATAAGTAAGCAGATGCTGTTCACCGTACATAGGAACCTCCTACGTAAAAATGCCTAAAATAAACGAAACGATTCGGTCAATTGTGAAGGCGATTGCCAACAAAAGGACACCCCAGCCTGCAAAACTGCCAGCACTTCGTATTTTGTTTTGGTCACCTCCAGCAAATGCTCTAATTATTGCTGCAATAAGAAATAGAATGACACAAGCAAATCCTGCTAATCCCTGTACTGCACCAACAATATTCTCGGTTATAGTCTCACCTGTATCGATCAATCCTTGCGTATCCGGATTGAGCTGGAGGTCAACGCTGCTCTCCGCAAATGCTGCCATCGGCATACCTATCATGCCGATTAGCATGATCGCCGCTAATGCCATTACCATCTTTTGTTTCATTTTCTTATACATCATGATTACCTCCATATTCATTCATTGATCTCTAATCCTCCTAAATCAACGCTCCCTTACATTTGAGATCCCCCCTTATAGAGAAAAAGCTCTACAAGATCCGATCCACAAACAATTGGATCGGCCGTAGAACTTCTCGATGAAAACATTTTAAAATGGCCATTAAAACCCATAATTGCGCCCCTCGATAAAAGAGCCAACGTTCTAATAAAGAATTAGTTGAGGTCAAAGGGATTCTAATTCTTTTTCGAATGGGCCAAAACAACGAAACTCCTTCCGTAACAATGTCAAGTGCAAGATGAGATCCATACCCAATGAGAACCGGTATGATATAGTCAGGTTTCCAGGCATACATGAGGGCCACAGCCATCCCCAGCCCAACCAAACCATGTGTTGGACTTTCACGATGCCGAATGAATACTAAAAACAACAAAGAAATCCCCGCCACCAAAAGCCATTCGACCCCATCTTTATATCCCACAAACGCGAGATAAGCGCCGGTCACACAGAATGCGGCTGGACGAAGCAAGGAAGGAATAAGGGGCAATAACATGCCCCCTATTCGACTTCTTGGCTCATCTAAATCCGGCAGCAATGAGGTAAATGCCGCAATGGCTAACCCCATTGACCAAGCTGGCACATCATGGACAGTCTGAGGCATCGTATAGGCACAGTATAAGGCGGAGGCAACAGCTGCATGTGTGCGCCCCATCATAATATTGTTTTTCCCCCTTGAAATTAAGCAGATCTTGGTTAATCAAAAATGTCGTATGTCAACCCATACTTTTGGCATTGATCCACGATCTGCTGAAAAGTTTCACCCATAAATAAAATAAACTCAGGGTTCCCCTGAGGGCTTGCTACCCATATCCATTCACCTTCTTGATCAACCAGTGATATGTTAACCGGACTCCTCTCCTCCAGATACATTTGACGTTGTATTTCTACACGGTCAACATAGTGTCTTGCTGGATTTCTTAAAATCATTTGATCACTTCCATTTTTGAGAATAAAAAAAGCCATACCTTTTTAGGTGGCACTATTGATGATGTTTATTTGTAATGACTTAATGCAAGAAAGGGTCCGTTGAGAAAACTGTATAGGTTAATCCATTTTACAGCTTCATCCCTTGCTGCATCTAAAGAATCAAATGTTTTTCCATCTTCCGTGTAGCAATCATATGTACCTCGTTGGTGTTCAATTTTGAAGATAAAATAGGGCTTTTTGTTTTCTCCATGTCTTTTGAAAATCGTTACTTTGCATCCCTTGTACTTCCCTCTCCATTCATTTACCTGATTGGGATGCGTGACAAGAAATGAGTATGGACGCAAATGCATACATGATCACCTGCCTTTTTGAATAATAATATGATTCATGGACAACGAACGAATAAAAAAAGCGCACTTCTTCCAGTTCCTGATTGTCAATATATCACAAGAAGCTGATCATGACAAGATCTGGGTTATTTTCCTCTCCAGAGGCGAAGTGATCCATCA contains:
- a CDS encoding M23 family metallopeptidase encodes the protein MRFINGFLQSFIKFTLWVVVLFGVLLFLAFSALSWLFIMPMTYFETEGVIGFFTTGTDEWNTQRDKELSEQYHALPLRDLGSDEPQFLTPSQYDQAYAFRLSWALLAAVDRVLGDPTNNDKRRNPQPEKHYEALRPYFTWRDAFVIVKRKVIKQNGKVEWEIEKHKVKLLEQVDAYNAIHRLTYRKIVTTTEWVITEKYELDQVETEFLPKEQDRLTKLLESYHLPEKDQELIVNLSLAYVSDEWQETQYLLSQLNLNDLPDHPSFPDLPIGGGDNKWAGTFPLAGELGVDFRITSPFGYRRDPFNGLTSFHDGVDLAAPRGTPVYAPFEGMVIYAREMRGFGYTVMLQHGSYVSLYGHLNTIRVKKGETVRPGDWIGDVGSTGRSTGPHLHWSIYKNSFGKSNAIDPLRFISSK
- a CDS encoding DMT family transporter is translated as MKRALLFFWLISLLVLSGCATNNSALDHPAGSSPSQTEDSFEDFDEPGTFEKMIADSVIAIPNFLVRFLGLKDINELVFGLNQEPGLAYGLFPSTMWGGITRLFSIQGELIAHLLVIALSAWLFIIAFRAGSPMSQMTVRDMTNGFLIFLGAMFFGSYLFQMIFGLNTFMIRVGYTGVNSFFDEINVGRVEEVGFFNVLAYSLGLVDLGGIAGLSGAAGGLSGAYLAFLSNASVMPYASAGIGLGFAFVVLVAVCFIAVFNFQYVNRMVGIATHIAFFPTVAYSSIFPASRRAFDIWLNSMLSITLAQGCQAIFLAFLYPAIFHDGSFLSKVILLFILLTGLLGIPSLVTMILGSPGGPISSVFGINAYQGIGKITKAMRGYKGGAKHYDYRPPIAKSTISENPTPSTVKASTSLGYMPNMESLSLVTKGIKSTGVKMLNTAPKAAAYAGAGFVAGVGVAAAAGLASAAIGRMETGIGVTNAFAHTAMQTRGRVSQRNLNAHGASTDSSKPKEPSSFQSYVQKSEEALAQYGAGINLMNRQVAPDGTVSSRYTPKKTVEEPKPKINPYTGEPMIPYVPKKQRGIQRTTTATTASPAQNEARGARIAKRPQEQMKSFVQIPIQQQMKASQPTSHIVNETTVSGNKMPPAGEDLKRNIMPLLQGSTRESHTQPKPKKPNATLNQETIRPPENITKQEGKST
- a CDS encoding AAA family ATPase, which codes for MLATQTHQEIFSVVPLKQDGVKVVAVEDLPSIVQQDPHAIVYLLWPEHKHLIHSLIPAKVYVLGENPKDMEQVKAAIRAGAEDYLDRNEFLKVEEKTLEEQVIRLTPRIKEPSVKITSTSEKQFPSLAIQDVKPTEREFETILNYSRFDDLHRKPIGGRQTIVVTSTKGGIGKTTIAMNLARLLHDSGRGRVILVDLMHPHGNIATRMKIQPEINVKTWEPYMNRKTSLMDQQIMQQLVIKAPNGMYLLPSVNPGEICSPELADYILMHLNKVFDFVIVDIGPERQDILTRAMTTATKTLLVADYDLATIKDILDYAEVWYRRALSLEKVNVVVNFEPTKRDGNSLTREKCMNYLHSVNLKTIGFLPETQGMRRIHNLGKVLVQEDAKHPFTKGLEGIVRQLIPDYQQNSKKQSFFSKLFGR
- a CDS encoding S-layer homology domain-containing protein; the encoded protein is MKRIAGFGFALLLFLTPISVFAEQKDIIKLPGSTQKYTIYDKDGNSVTVTFNHEKDKIRLVITPPNSDELETIEIPKDDTGNDDENNQDDKNDKDDDKNRDKNSDEDKDNERRSSKDRERDPSQSGDNHIHVPVNYTDINNHWAKQDILAFSNAGLIQGYPDGTFRPNNPISRAEFAALLERVLEKVGVKKEGEQPPSRFKDVPPSSWYYLSVNWLENRGNIPHDKYPNGLLHPNEPILREEMALWLAHEVSSDKPMPMFKDMAQIRFQEEVRNVTGAGLLLGYPDSTFRPKGQTTRAEAVTILMRFMRSSGLAE
- a CDS encoding metal-dependent hydrolase — protein: MMGRTHAAVASALYCAYTMPQTVHDVPAWSMGLAIAAFTSLLPDLDEPRSRIGGMLLPLIPSLLRPAAFCVTGAYLAFVGYKDGVEWLLVAGISLLFLVFIRHRESPTHGLVGLGMAVALMYAWKPDYIIPVLIGYGSHLALDIVTEGVSLFWPIRKRIRIPLTSTNSLLERWLFYRGAQLWVLMAILKCFHREVLRPIQLFVDRIL
- a CDS encoding VirB4 family type IV secretion system protein, producing the protein MFWKKRKQESQPEKTERTFSDKESLIMSPTVLIERPPDALGDYRVEIGNNTTGAKYIRTWFARLTGRTTWVGMFDRLLLQSGEAELDFTVAVEPIDGSVELNRMANRIATLQADIANTNHPAKLGNLYQELHDLEQQMARLRTNEEKLFRASFMVTVGANDLEMLHKVSRLMIKAMGSIGVLFKAADTRQLQALRHAIGIGKRADFDDTYLQMESSNVADSFLFGYGGLSHRSGILLGLDHYNRPVFYDNWLPYLANQNGLIFGRSGAGKSFAFKVITRRTWALGVPTAIVDLHREYKNVIDSMDGIYIELSPTEENYHRINLYEVREETDEKGRVFVNLEESSKAILPFLFKIVRLLDEKELTGQVKVALIDTLKALYEKWEINSDPESLYVIKDGLKVRKAMPTLYDHYLLMKKHPDLHRVVPFFRMFTRDSGDPSKSIFDGESTFDVTEFKPICICLEGLDKEFMQPLGMFVAMKWLHENFMKKNRQRKRMFIDEAQKVLENEEDAIALENLYREVRKLNGGVWIATQGFEVLMRVPQGMGILKNAPTKLLMRQEPIDIEVVQGKFDLSEGEAMRLLNAPKGVGILKVDEESTIVRILATPNEYWQYTTDLNDLEGAS